The DNA sequence GGATCTTGGGAATCTCTAACAAGATCCACAAGATGTGATTTATACCTAACCTCTACTTCCAAGCCAGAGAGAGCTTGCATCCTACTAGATATGTAATTAAGTAGTTGATACCTATATTTTGTAACCTCAACTGCAAATTTAGAAATACTAGCGTTATAGGTTCTTACAAGTTCTTTTGCTTGTTGTATTGATTCCTCTTGATCCGAACGACCTTCTTCTTGAAGTTTTCTTATCATTCTGATGCATGCATTCTTCTGCTTAAGAATCTTGTAGTAATTTACCAAGTTATGATAGTAAGAAGGAGTTACTAGAATCAAGAAGGCATCCATAGCTCTTCTTCTCCACAATGGAGTCCCGACGACCAGTTCATAGTCCTCTATTAGGAATGGCACTACTTTTAACTTCCCCGAAGCATTGACAACATTCAACACTTTATCATTTATCCTTATCCTCTTATTTCCTTTGTTATCCTTAAACTCATATCCAACAAATATTGTGTCAAGTTTAGAATTTTCCTCTTCAATCTCTACAAGTATATTGAAACTACTTTCCCCCAACCTCACAAGATCTTTGTCCGTTTCGTATGTCCTTAGTGGTGAGAAAACAGAAGCATAGTTTATTGCTTCTATTATCGTAGTTTTACCAGATCCATTTGGACCAACTATTATGTTCTTGTCTCCAAACTCAACTTTTAGATCTTTAAAAAGCCTAAAATTCCTAAGAAGTAGTTTTTTCAGTCTCATATTAGGGCAACTATTATAAAAAATAACAAAGAATGTTTCTAACTTGGCAAACTAGTATTGGTAAGACTAAAATAAAACTAGCACTAGGCATAGTTTTTGTTTATTCTTCTCGCAGTCCCTGACGGGACTGGATGAACACTCTTTTCGGTAAAATTAATTTGTATCAGTGGACAGTGTTTTGTTATAATTAGGGAAAAATATTTCGTTTGGGAGGTTTTTATGGCTGAAGGAAAATTTGAGAGGAAGAAGCCACACATTAATGTTGGCACAATAGGACATGTGGATCATGGTAAAACTACCTTGACTTCTGCTATTACCAAGGTTTTGGCCAAAAAGGGGTATGCAAAGGAGAAAAACTATGAAGACATTGACAATGCTCCTGAAGAGAAGGCAAGAGGCATAACAATCCAGATTCAGCATATAGAGTATGAGAGTGATAAGAGACACTATGCTCACATAGACTGTCCCGGGCATGCGGACTATGTTAAGAACATGGTTACTGGAGCTGCGCAGATGGACGGCGCTATTCTTGTTGTTGCTGCAAATGATGGTGTTATGCCTCAAACTAGGGAACATGTGCTACTTGCAAGGCAAGTTGGTGTGCCCTACATTGTTGTGTTTTTGAATAAGATTGATATGGTAGACGATCCTGAGATAATTGACATAGTGGAGGAAGATGTAAGAGAACTTTTAAAGAAGTATGGCTACCCTGGTGACAAGGTTCCAGTTATAAGGGGTTCCGCCTACAAGGCAATGACAAATCCTGATCCAAATACCGACGGAAAGTGCGTGTTAGAGTTAATAGAAGCGCTTGATAACCATGTTCCAGAACCCATTAGGGAAATTGACAAACCCTTCCTTATGCCAATAGAAGATGTTTTCTCCATTTCTGGTAGAGGAACAGTAGTCACTGGAAGAGTTGAAAGGGGTAAGATTACACCTGGAGAGGAGGTTGAAATAGTTGGTCTTTCTTACGAAGTTATAAAGACAGTTGTAACATCAATTGAGATGTTTAGAAAGGAGCTAGATTCCGCAATTGCGGGAGACAATGCAGGATTACTCCTAAGAGGTGTTGGTAAAGATGAGGTTTGGAGAGGACAAGTTGTTTGTAAACCAGGTTCTGTAACTCCACACAGAAAATTCAAATCCGAGATATATGTCTTGAAGAAAGAAGAAGGTGGAAGACACACACCATTCTTTGCCGGCTACAGACCCCAGTTCTTCTTCAGAACGGCAGATGTAACCGGAACAATTACAAAAATACCTGGTGAGATGGTCATGCCTGGCGACAACGTAAATGTTGAAGTAGAGCTTATATATCCTGTTGCTATGGAAAAAGGACTCAGATTTGCTATAAGAGAAGGTGGTAGAACCATAGGAGCAGGAGTAGTAACAGAAATCATTGAATAGTATAGCCTATGGTATCAAGAATCAGAGTCAAGCTTAAGTCATACGATGCGGAAGTTATTGACAAAACCGCTAAAGACATATACAATGTGGTGAAAAACGTTGGGGCCAAAGTTGTTGGTCCCATACCACTGCCAACTAAGATCAGAAGGTATACAGTTTTAAGATCACCCCATGTAGACAAGGACTCAAGAGAACACTTTGAATACAGATTACACAGAAGACTTATAGACATTCTAGAACCTTCTCAAGAAGTCATTGACGCACTACTAAGGCTTGAAATTTTACCTTCCGTTGATGTTGAAATAAAACAAGATTAGAAAGAGCTTAATGCTCCTATATTCATATCTCTTTTTGGAGGAAATTATGGGAAAGAACTTCTGTGGTAAAGCTTTAATAGGCAGGAAAGAAGGAATGTCTCAAGTGTTTGTTGGAGAAAATGTAATTCCTGTTACTGCTATTACTCTAGGCCCTTGTGAAGTTTTACAAATCAGAACACAGGAAAGGGATGGCTATAATGCTATACAGCTTGGCTTCGGTGCTAAAAAACATAAAGTCAAGGACAAAGAAAACAAAGGAAGATATAAGGTAATCCTAAAACCAGCGATAGTGAAAGAATTTAGAGTCAAGGACCCAACTCAGTTTAACAAAGGAGATATAATTGATATCTCCTACTTTGAAGGAATCAAGTTTGTTGATGTAACAGGCTGGTCAAAAGGAAGAGGGTTCCAGGGAACAATGAAAAGATGGGGGTTTTCCGGTGCACCAGATTCACACGGACAATCTGTGTTTCACAGAAGACCTGGTTCAATAGGGCAACATACCTTCCCCGCAAAAGTATGGAAAGGGAAAAAAATGGCAGGAAGAACTGGAGGGAAAAAAGTTACCGTCCAGAACTTAGAAGTTGTTGACATTGATAAAGAGAAAAACCTAATGCTTGTTAAGGGGGCAGTTCCCGGATACAACGGAAGCTACGTTATTGTAAGAGAAGCTATAAGGAAATCACTATTATCCAAATGAGAGGAGGGGTGGCCGAGCGGACGAAGGCAGCAGTCTTGAAAACTGCAGTGCTCTTAGATAGAGCACCGGGGGTTCGAATCCCTCCCCCTCCGACCACAAAACTAAAAAAAACCTATCACAACACCAACCCCCCTCTCTCTCTTAACCCTCCCCCTACTACTAAGAAAATAACCTACCGAAGTCTCAGTATAAGAGTTATCCTCTCCGTACTTCT is a window from the Brevinematia bacterium genome containing:
- the recF gene encoding DNA replication and repair protein RecF (All proteins in this family for which functions are known are DNA-binding proteins that assist the filamentation of RecA onto DNA for the initiation of recombination or recombinational repair.) is translated as MRLKKLLLRNFRLFKDLKVEFGDKNIIVGPNGSGKTTIIEAINYASVFSPLRTYETDKDLVRLGESSFNILVEIEEENSKLDTIFVGYEFKDNKGNKRIRINDKVLNVVNASGKLKVVPFLIEDYELVVGTPLWRRRAMDAFLILVTPSYYHNLVNYYKILKQKNACIRMIRKLQEEGRSDQEESIQQAKELVRTYNASISKFAVEVTKYRYQLLNYISSRMQALSGLEVEVRYKSHLVDLVRDSQDPVSSFTDILNDKVDKEVVYGKSIVGPHLDDIVITSNDKPAKTFLSQGQVRLVSIFFKLICAEYIVERTGEKPILLFDDILGELDENNRKRVLERILSLPYQLVLSFFEVDKSIHLSEFSIIDLGKTEKG
- the tuf gene encoding elongation factor Tu; translated protein: MAEGKFERKKPHINVGTIGHVDHGKTTLTSAITKVLAKKGYAKEKNYEDIDNAPEEKARGITIQIQHIEYESDKRHYAHIDCPGHADYVKNMVTGAAQMDGAILVVAANDGVMPQTREHVLLARQVGVPYIVVFLNKIDMVDDPEIIDIVEEDVRELLKKYGYPGDKVPVIRGSAYKAMTNPDPNTDGKCVLELIEALDNHVPEPIREIDKPFLMPIEDVFSISGRGTVVTGRVERGKITPGEEVEIVGLSYEVIKTVVTSIEMFRKELDSAIAGDNAGLLLRGVGKDEVWRGQVVCKPGSVTPHRKFKSEIYVLKKEEGGRHTPFFAGYRPQFFFRTADVTGTITKIPGEMVMPGDNVNVEVELIYPVAMEKGLRFAIREGGRTIGAGVVTEIIE
- the rpsJ gene encoding 30S ribosomal protein S10 is translated as MVSRIRVKLKSYDAEVIDKTAKDIYNVVKNVGAKVVGPIPLPTKIRRYTVLRSPHVDKDSREHFEYRLHRRLIDILEPSQEVIDALLRLEILPSVDVEIKQD
- the rplC gene encoding 50S ribosomal protein L3 codes for the protein MGKNFCGKALIGRKEGMSQVFVGENVIPVTAITLGPCEVLQIRTQERDGYNAIQLGFGAKKHKVKDKENKGRYKVILKPAIVKEFRVKDPTQFNKGDIIDISYFEGIKFVDVTGWSKGRGFQGTMKRWGFSGAPDSHGQSVFHRRPGSIGQHTFPAKVWKGKKMAGRTGGKKVTVQNLEVVDIDKEKNLMLVKGAVPGYNGSYVIVREAIRKSLLSK